From the genome of Ctenopharyngodon idella isolate HZGC_01 chromosome 23, HZGC01, whole genome shotgun sequence, one region includes:
- the LOC127506426 gene encoding dnaJ homolog subfamily C member 13-like has protein sequence MNVLKDNKDLACFYTTKHSWRGKYKRVFSVGTHGITTYNPTTLEVTNQWPYGDICGIAPAGKGQGTEFNLTFRKGSGKKSETLKFSTEHRTELLTEALRFRTDFSEGKITGRRYNCYKHHWSDTRKSVCLEVTPGGIDQIDPQTNRVICSYDYRCVEGFAEVSDYQGGFCVLYGGFGRLHLFASEHRDEIIRSAIEHAGNFIGITLRLRKEQLTFEGFLGERLGKYSSDECITSLTEFIVQKLTPRHSEPVKRILALTETCLVERDPGSYNIVTVKPFGEVFALICDAENPQVFSIEFIRGQIRKYCSTDRDSLLASLLDSVRASGNRDVCVKMAPTRRGQRWGLLSMPVDEEVESLHLKFLASPPNNNFADAVFRFNANISYSGVLHAVTQDGLFSENKEKLISNAILALLSQDVDLPGPNSELEAQFQAIRRLVASKAGFQAFTQLPKFREKLGVKTVKALKRNNNGVTHAAIDMLCALMCPMHDDYDLRQEQLNKASLLSSKKFLENLLEKFISNVDHGTGALVISSLLDFLTFALCAPYSETTEGQQFDMLLEMVASNGRTLFKLFQHPSMAIVKGAGLIMKAIIEEGDKEIATKMQDLALSEGALPRHLHTSMFTISADQRMLTNRQLSRHLVGLWTAENPIALNLLKRILPTGLLAYLDSSDPVPEKDVDRMHIRDNVKIATDQFGRNKVPEWQRLAGKAAKEVEKFAKEKADLVLVHWRDKMGIAQKEDRNNLNANQKPVILRKRRQRIKIESNWELFYYRFQQDHARSNLIWNLKTREELRDALEGEMRSFSVDRELGSTNVISWNHQEFEVKYECLSDEIKIGDYYLRLLLEEDENDESGAIKRSYEFFNELYHRFLLTPKVAMKCLCLQALTIVYGKCCEEIGPFTDTKYIVGMLDRCTDKLERDRLILFLNKLILNKKNVKDIMDSNGVRILVDLLTLAHLHTNRATVPLQSNVLEASPDMKRESEKEWYFGNADKERRGPFSYEEMQEFWSAGTLTAKTRCWAQGMDGWRPLQAIPQLKWCLLAGGQAVMNETDLATLILNMLITMCSYFPSRDQDNAIIRPLPKVKRLISDNTCLPHIVQLLLTFDPILVEKVANLLYLVMQDNPNLQRLYLTGVFFFIMMYTGSNVLPVARFLKYTHLKQAFKSEEAKGLDIVQRSILGPMLPEAMVCYLENYEAERFSEIFLGEFDTPEAIWSSEMRRMMIEKIAAHLADFSPRLQSNTRALYQYCPIPVVSFPQLDNELFCNIYYLRHLCDSNRFPNWPIRDPVKLLKDTLDAWKREVEKKPPSMSVDDAYEVLNLPKGQGQHDESKIRKAYFRLAQKYHPDKNPEGRDMFEKVNKAYEFLCTKSARIVDGPDPENIILILKAQSILFNRHKQELEPYKYAGYPMLIKTITMETDDEQLFSKTSPLLPAAAELAFHTVNCSALNAEELRRESGIEMLMEALSRCVAVLTASSKAEDMAVQVCGHVCRCYSVAAQFEECREKIVELPNIIRDVCHILYYGKGLPRLGTVAVQCVSSFAVDFFLQTHLYQAGVLWHLLVNLFNYDFTLEESGVQASQDTNQQEVANSLAKLSLVALGRLAGYTSAFGPEDGPAGEANGVGHPPENPAIRKSLAAMLTPYISRKLGSSSPAEILKLLNSNSENPYLIWNNGTRAELMEFLEAQQESNIKRGECDKSFGSEFVFSEHGKELIVGEIFIRVYNEQPTFPLEYPKALASSLLDYVGSQAQYLHTLLAMTQTNKVESQQHAQRLRWAEMALEALRNVIKNNPGSETECIGHFKLLFSLLRVHGAGKVQQLALEVVNTVTSNQDCVINIAESLVLPNLLVLLHSLPSSRQLVLETLYALTSNTKIITEAMNKGSLIYLLDLFCNSTHPQVRTQTAELFSKMTSDKLVGPKVRLTLVRFLPAVFMDAMRDNPEAAVHIFEGTHENPELIWNDSSRETVSTTVREMMLEHFKQQKDNPDVNWKLPEEFSVAYGAGQGELEVGGVFLRIFIAQPGWVLRKPRDFLVSLMDTLTTLLEKNNPNGEALETVTTAAVCLFSTQTQLADQVPPLGHLPRVLTALNHKNNAVPKSAIRLIHVLSDNELCVRSMAALETIGPLMTGMKVRADMAGLACEALNRMFQREQNELVAQALRVELVPYLLKLLEGIGLETLENPSATKAQIVKALKSMTRSLQFGEQVNEILSRSTVWSAFKDQKHDLFISESQTAGYLTGPGVAGYLTAGTGSTVLPSVPPPVDNDIGDLG, from the exons GTACAAGCGTGTGTTCTCCGTGGGGACTCATGGCATCACCACATACAATCCAACCACCTTAGAAGTTACAAACCAG TGGCCGTACGGTGATATCTGTGGCATCGCTCCGGCGGGGAAAGGCCAGGGAACCGAGTTCAACCTCACTTTCCGCAAGGGCAGCGGGAAGAAGTCCGAAACGCTGAAGTTCTCCACTGAGCATCGCACTGAGCTGCTGACAGAAGCGCTG AGGTTCAGAACAGACTTCTCAGAGGGAAAAATCACCGGAAGA CGCTATAACTGCTACAAGCATCACTGGAGCGACACACGgaagagtgtgtgtttggaagTCACTCCCGGAGGCATCGATCAGATCGACCCCCAGACCAACCGCGTGATCTGCTCGTATGACTACCGCTGTGTCGAGGGCTTCGCCGAGGTCTCCGACTACCAGGGCGGCTTCTGCGTGCTGTACGGCGGCTTCGGCAGACTG CATCTTTTTGCGTCTGAGCATCGTGACGAGATCATTCGCAGCGCGATCGAGCACGCCGGCAACTTCATCGGCATCACGTTACGCCTCCGTAAGGAGCAGCTGACGTTCGAGGGCTTCCTCGGCGAGCGTCTGGGGAAGTACAGTTCGGATGAGTGCATCACCTCGCTCACCGAGTTCATTGTGCAGAAGCTCACGCCGCGGCACAGC GAGCCGGTGAAGCGGATCTTGGCCCTCACAGAGACGTGTCTGGTGGAGAGAGATCCTGGTTCCTACAACATAGTCACTGTTAAGCCCTTCGGAGAG GTTTTCGCTCTGATCTGTGATGCGGAGAATCCTCAGGTCTTCAGCATCGAGTTCATCCGAGGACAGATCCGGAAGTACTGCTCCACAGACAG GGACTCTCTGCTGGCGAGTCTGCTGGACAGCGTGAGGGCGTCTGGGAACAgggatgtgtgtgtgaagatGGCGCCCACGCGGAGGGGTCAGCGCTGGGGTCTGCTCAGCATGCCTGTGGACGAGGAGGTGGAGAGTCTTCACCTCAAATTCCTCGCGTCGCCGCCAA ATAACAATTTTGCAGATGCAGTGTTCAGATTTAACGCCAACATCTCTTACAGTGGAGTATTGCATGCCGTCACTCAGGAC GGTCTGTTCTCAGAGAACAAGGAGAAACTGATCAGCAACGCCATCCTGGCTCTCTTATCTCAAGATGTGGACCTGCCGGGGCCGAACTCGGAGTTGGAGGCTCAGTTTCAGGCTATCAGACGGCTGGTGGCCTCCAAAGCCGGTTTCCAGGCCTTCACGCAGCTCCCAAA GTTTAGAGAAAAATTGGGAGTAAAAACTGTTAAAGCGCTGAAGAGGAACAACAACGGTGTTACCCACGCTGCCATAGACATGCTCTGTGCTCTGATGTGT ccGATGCACGATGATTACGATCTGCGGCAGGAGCAGCTGAACAAAGCCTCTCTACTTTCCTCCAAGAAGTTTCTGGAGAACCTGCTGGAGAAGTTTATCAGTAATGTG GATCACGGCACAGGAGCGTTAGTGATCAGCTCGCTGCTGGACTTCCTGACCTTTGCCCTCTGCGCTCCCTACAGCGAGACGACGGAGGGTCAGCAGTTCGACATGCTGCTGGAGATGGTGGCGTCCAACGGACGGACGCTCTTCAAGCTCTTCCAG CATCCCTCTATGGCCATCGTGAAAGGAGCCGGTCTGATCATGAAGGCCATCATTGAG GAAGGAGATAAGGAGATCGCCACTAAGATGCAGGATCTGGCCCTGAGCGAAGGCGCTTTACCCAGACACCTCCACACCTCCATGTTCACCATCAGCGCTGACCAGCGGATGCTCACCAACAG ACAGTTGAGTCGACATCTCGTGGGATTGTGGACTGCAGAAAACCCCATTGCCTTGAACCTCCTGAAGAGGATACTG CCCACCGGTCTGTTGGCGTATCTGGACAGCTCTGACCCCGTGCCTGAGAAGGATGTCGATAGGATGCACATACGTGACAATGTCAAGATCGCCACA GACCAATTTGGGAGGAATAAAGTCCCAGAGTGGCAGCGTTTAGCAGGTAAAGCTGCTAAAGAGGTTGAGAAGTTCGCCAAAGAGAAGGCAGACTTAGTGCTGGTGCACTGGAGAGACAAGATGGGCATCGCTCAGAAGGAG GACAGGAATAACCTG AACGCAAACCAAAAACCGGTCATCCTGAGGAAGAGACGACAGCGGATCAAGATCGAGTCCAACTGGGAGCTGTTTTACTACag gtTTCAGCAGGATCACGCTCGCTCTAATCTCATCTGGAATCTGAAGACCAGAGAGGAGCTGCGAGACGCTCTGGAGGGAGAGATGCGCTCCTTCAGCGTGGACCGAGAGCTGGGCAGCACCAACGTCATCTCCTGGAACCACCAAGAGTTTGAG GTGAAGTACGAGTGCCTTTCTGATGAGATTAAAATCGGCGATTATTACCTGCGTCTGCTGCTGGAGGAAGATGAAAATGACGAGTCTGGTGCCATCAAGAGATC GTATGAGTTTTTTAACGAGCTCTACCATCGTTTCCTGCTGACTCCCAAAGTAGCCATGAAGTGTCTGTGTCTGCAAGCGCTCACTATCGTCTACGGCAAGTGCTGTGAGGAGATCGGACCCTTCACTGACACCAAGTATATTGTGGGCATGTTGGACCGG TGTACAGACAAGCTGGAGAGAGACAGACTCATCCTTTTCCTCAACAAACTTATTCTCAACAAG AAAAACGTGAAGGATATCATGGACTCAAATGGAGTGCGTATTTTAGTGGACCTGCTGACGCTCGCTCACCTTCACACCAACAGGGCCACCGTACcactgcag agtaacgtATTAGAGGCTTCGCCGGACatgaagagagagagcgagaaggAGTGGTACTTCGGTAACGCAGATAAAGAGAGGAGAGGACCTTTCAGCTATGAGGAG ATGCAGGAGTTCTGGAGCGCCGGCACCCTGACGGCCAAGACGCGCTGCTGGGCTCAGGGGATGGACGGCTGGCGCCCCCTGCAGGCCATCCCGCAGCTGAAGTGGTGCCTGCTGGCTGGTGGACAGGCTGTGATGAACGAGACCGACCTGGCCACGCTCATCTTGAACATGCTCATCACCATGTGCTCCTACTTCCCCAGCAG GGACCAGGATAATGCCATTATTAGGCCTTTGCCGAAGGTGAAGAGACTCATCAGTGACAACACCTGCCTGCCTCACATCGTCCAG CTGCTCTTGACCTTTGACCCCATCCTGGTGGAGAAAGTAGCCAACCTGCTGTACCTGGTGATGCAGGATAACCCTAACCTGCAGCGGCTCTACCTCACCGGAGtcttcttcttcatcatgaTGTACACCGGCTCCAACGTGCTGCCTGTCGCACG TTTCTTGAAGTACACTCACCTGAAACAAGCCTTTAAATCAGAGGAG GCTAAAGGTCTGGACATCGTTCAGAGGAGCATTTTGGGCCCGATGCTGCCCGAGGCCATGGTGTGTTACTTGGAGAATTACGAGGCAGAGCGATTTTCTGAGATTTTCTTGGGAGAGTTTGACACGCCTGAAGCCATCTGGAGCAGCGAAATGAG GCGTATGATGATCGAGAAGATCGCCGCTCACCTGGCAGACTTCTCTCCTCGTCTGCAGAGCAACACTCGAGCTCTGTATCAGTACTGCCCCATCCCTGTGGTCAGCTTCCCTCAGCTGGATAACGAGCTCTTCTGCAACATCTATTACCTCCGACACCTGTGCGACTCCAACCGCTTCCCCAACTGGCCCATACGTGACCCT GTGAAGCTGTTGAAGGACACTCTGGACGCATGGAAGAGAGAGGTGGAGAAGAAGCCGCCCTCCATGTCTGTGGATGACGCCTATGAGGTGTTGAACCTCCCTAAAGGACAGGGACA gcatGACGAGAGTAAAATAAGGAAAGCTTACTTCAGATTGGCTCAAAAATACCATCCAGACAAAAATCCCGAGGGCAGG gACATGTTTGAGAAGGTCAACAAAGCCTACGAGTTCTTGTGCACTAAATCAGCCCGTATTGTGGACGGCCCTGACCCAGAAAACATCATCCTGATCCTGAAGGCCCAGAGCATCCTGTTCAACAGACACAAACAGG aATTGGAGCCGTATAAATACGCTGGTTACCCCATGCTAATTAAGACCATCACCATGGAGACGGATGACGAGCAGCTCTTCTCCAAAACCTCACCGCTGTTACCGGCAGCCGCAGAATTGGCCTTCCACACCGTCAACTGTTCGGCCCTCAACGCAGAGGAGCTCCGCAGGGAGAGCGGCATCGAG atGCTGATGGAGGCTCTGTCTCGCTGTGTGGCTGTGCTCACGGCATCCAGCAAAGCTGAAGACATGGCAGTACAG gtGTGCGGGCACGTCTGTAGGTGCTATAGCGTAGCTGCTCAGTTCGAGGAATGCAGGGAGAAAATTGTTGAGCTTCCCAACATTATTAGAGATGTGTGTCACATTCTCTATTATGGCAAG ggtTTGCCCCGTCTGGGCACAGTGGCCGTTCAGTGCGTGAGCTCCTTCGCTGTAGACTTCTTCCTCCAGACGCACCTGTACCAAGCCGGCGTTCTGTGGCACCTGCTAGTCAACCTCTTCAACTATGACTTCACCTTAGAAGAGAGCGGCGTCCAGGCCAGTCAGGATACTAACCAGCAGGAGGTGGCCAACAGCCTAGCCAAGCTCAGTCTGGTGGCCCTGGGGCGGCTCGCGGGTTACACGTCTGCGTTCGGCCCCGAGGACGGCCCCGCCGGAGAGGCCAATGGAGTGGGACACCCTCCAGAGAATCCCGCCATCAGGAAGAGCCTGGCGGCCATGTTGACGCCCTACATCTCACGCAAACTGGGCAGCAGTTCACCGGCGGAG ATTCTGAAGTTGTTGAATAGCAACTCGGAGAACCCGTATTTGATCTGGAACAACGGGACCAGAGCCGAGCTGATGGAGTTCCTGGAGGCGCAGCAGGAGAGCAACATCAAGAGA GGCGAGTGTGATAAGAGTTTCGGATCGGAGTTCGTGTTCAGTGAACACGGGAAGGAGCTGATCGTGGGAGAGATCTTCATCCGGGTTTACAACGAGCAGCCTACGTTTCCTCTGGAG TATCCGAAAGCGCTGGCCTCGAGTCTCTTGGACTACGTGGGCTCTCAGGCGCAGTACCTGCACACTCTCCTCGCCATGACTCAGACTAACAAAGTCGAGTCGCAGCAACACGCTCAGAGACTGCGCTGGGCCGAGATGGCTCTCGAAGCTCTCCGCAACGTCATCAAGAACAACCCAG GCTCTGAGACGGAGTGCATCGGACActtcaagctcctcttctctctgCTGAGAGTTCACGGCGCCGGCAAGGTTCAGCAGCTTGCTCTGGAG GTGGTGAATACTGTCACATCAAACCAGGACTGTGTCATCAACATCGCAGAATCGCTGGTTCTTCCCAATCTGCTGGTGCTGCTGCACTCTCTGCCATCCA GCCGACAGCTGGTGCTAGAGACGCTTTACGCTCTGACCTCCAACACTAAGATCATCACAGAGGCCATGAACAAAG GTTCACTGATCTACCTGTTAGATCTGTTCTGTAACTCCACCCACCCTCAGGTGCGCACACAGACCGCAGAGCTCTTCTCCAAAATGACCTCAGACAAGCTGGTGGGACCCAAG GTGCGTCTGACCCTGGTGCGATTCTTGCCGGCTGTTTTCATGGACGCCATGCGTGACAATCCAGAGGCGGCCGTGCACATATTCGAGGGAACGCACGAGAACCCCGAGCTCATCTGGAACGACAGCTCGAGAGAGACCGTCTCCACCACCGTCAGAGAAATGATGCTGGA GCATTTTAAGCAACAGAAAGACAATCCTGATGTCAACTGGAAG CTGCCCGAGGAGTTTTCGGTGGCGTACGGAGCGGGACAGGGAGAGCTGGAGGTCGGCGGAGTGTTTCTGCGGATCTTCATTGCTCAGCCTGGCTGGGTTTTACGGAAACCCAGAGATTTCCTGGTGTCATTAATGGACACTCTGACCACACTGCTGGAGAAAAACAACCCCAAT GGCGAGGCGCTGGAGACGGTCACCACCGCAGCCGTGTGTCTCTTCAGCACGCAGACACAGCTGGCCGATCAGGTCCCCCCTCTCGGGCATCTGCCGCGTGTGCTGACGGCGCTCAACCACAAGAACAATGCTGTGCCCAAAAGCGCCATCAGACTCATACACGTGCTCTCAGACAACGAG CTGTGTGTGCGGTCCATGGCGGCTCTCGAAACGATCGGGCCGCTGATGACGGGGATGAAGGTGAGGGCTGATATGGCAGGACTGGCCTGTGAGGCGCTGAACCGCATGTTCCAGCGAGAGCAGAACGAACTCGTCGCACAG gCTCTTCGAGTGGAGCTGGTGCCGTATCTTTTAAAGCTGTTGGAGGGAATTGGGTTGGAGACTCTTGAAAACCCTTCAGCAACCAAAGCTCAGATCGTCAAAGCGCTGAAATCCATGACGCGCAGCCTGCAGTTCGGAGAGCAG GTGAATGAAATCCTCTCTCGTTCCACTGTGTGGAGTGCCTTCAAAGACCAGAAACATGACCTCTTCATCTCCGAATCCCAGACTGCAGGTTACCTGACAG